A genomic region of Azoarcus sp. KH32C contains the following coding sequences:
- a CDS encoding sll0787 family AIR synthase-like protein, producing MPHVPLSLASLIDSLRRHKGIAHKRDIDRVLDALRAPGLPEASAWIGDDCAALPHGEGKHLLFAIEGFMNEFVAHDPWFAGWCGVMVNLSDIAAMGGRPLAVVDALWSDGEAQAQAVMAGMAAASKAFGVPIVGGHSNTRTAQGQLAVAVLGEAQQLLTSFAARPGDRLVAAIDLRGAYREPFDNWNAATEAPPERLRGDLGLLPTIAEARLAHAGKDISQAGLLGTVLMLMECSRVGVRIDLDRVPRAENVPLERWLRSFPSFGYVLACAPDRVGALVERFRARDISAADIGDIVEGARLELTLAGGMGTEHGVFWNLAQDTLMGITPSPAHVEAIDHVPA from the coding sequence ATGCCGCACGTCCCCCTCTCGCTCGCCTCCCTCATCGACAGCCTGCGCCGACACAAGGGCATCGCGCACAAGCGCGACATCGACCGCGTGCTCGACGCACTCCGCGCTCCCGGTTTGCCTGAAGCTTCCGCCTGGATCGGCGACGACTGTGCCGCCCTGCCCCACGGCGAGGGCAAGCATCTGCTCTTCGCCATCGAAGGCTTCATGAACGAGTTCGTCGCGCACGACCCGTGGTTCGCCGGCTGGTGCGGCGTGATGGTGAACCTCTCCGACATCGCCGCGATGGGCGGACGTCCGCTCGCCGTCGTCGATGCCCTTTGGAGCGATGGCGAAGCGCAGGCCCAGGCGGTGATGGCGGGGATGGCCGCGGCATCGAAGGCCTTCGGCGTGCCCATCGTCGGCGGCCACAGCAACACCCGAACCGCCCAGGGTCAGCTCGCCGTCGCGGTGCTGGGCGAAGCGCAGCAGTTGCTCACGAGCTTCGCCGCCCGTCCTGGTGATCGCCTCGTCGCGGCGATCGACCTGCGCGGCGCCTACCGCGAACCCTTCGACAACTGGAACGCCGCAACCGAAGCGCCGCCCGAGCGCCTGCGCGGCGACCTCGGCTTGCTGCCGACGATTGCCGAAGCTCGCCTCGCCCACGCCGGCAAGGACATCAGCCAGGCGGGTCTCCTCGGGACCGTGCTGATGCTGATGGAGTGCTCGCGCGTCGGCGTCCGCATCGACCTCGACCGCGTGCCGCGCGCAGAAAACGTCCCGTTGGAGCGCTGGCTGCGCTCCTTCCCGAGCTTCGGCTACGTGCTCGCCTGCGCGCCGGATCGAGTCGGAGCACTCGTCGAACGCTTTCGGGCACGTGACATCTCCGCCGCCGACATCGGTGACATCGTTGAAGGCGCACGGCTGGAACTCACGCTCGCCGGCGGCATGGGCACCGAACACGGCGTGTTCTGGAACCTCGCGCAGGACACGCTGATGGGCATCACGCCCAGTCCGGCACACGTGGAGGCGATCGACCATGTCCCCGCCTGA
- a CDS encoding AraC family transcriptional regulator, with translation MNRPTPLRHTVAKGASTRFMWITPGRVFYGGPLGAPTLRRLGSWTLYFSCDTTLRLSIETGGDAGWHEGRLAVVPPYRSHRLMSAARHVCDILIEPETIDAAGLDDPLRAVLQGEGMLDTAQPVFGGLLERLCAAHERLASQVDLLPADDVAFDALVFGTTMRKPALDPRIIAALETLEDDDNLDASAQELADRARLSFHRFLHLFSSEVGVPLRTFRSWKRARGWLKHVTEETNLTDIALRIGYADSAHFSRSVRQVFGLQPKEFIAGCRRLALHREPRRPSEG, from the coding sequence ATGAACCGACCGACTCCGCTCCGACACACTGTCGCGAAGGGCGCTTCCACCCGCTTCATGTGGATCACGCCGGGCCGCGTGTTCTACGGCGGTCCCCTGGGGGCTCCGACCTTGCGCCGGCTCGGCTCGTGGACCCTGTACTTCTCGTGCGACACGACGCTGCGCCTATCCATCGAAACGGGCGGCGATGCCGGATGGCACGAGGGCCGGCTCGCCGTGGTACCGCCATACCGGTCTCACCGCCTGATGAGCGCGGCACGCCACGTGTGCGACATCCTGATCGAACCGGAAACGATCGATGCGGCAGGACTTGACGATCCACTGCGGGCGGTGCTGCAGGGCGAAGGGATGCTCGACACGGCGCAGCCCGTTTTCGGCGGACTGCTGGAGCGCCTGTGTGCAGCACATGAGCGCCTTGCGTCACAGGTCGACCTGCTGCCCGCCGATGACGTGGCCTTCGACGCGCTCGTGTTCGGCACGACGATGCGCAAGCCGGCGCTCGATCCGCGGATCATTGCGGCGCTCGAGACATTGGAGGACGACGACAACCTGGACGCAAGCGCTCAGGAACTGGCAGATCGCGCGCGACTGTCCTTCCATCGGTTTTTGCATCTCTTCAGCAGCGAAGTCGGTGTCCCGCTGCGGACCTTCCGAAGCTGGAAGCGTGCGCGGGGCTGGCTGAAGCATGTCACCGAGGAGACCAACCTGACCGACATTGCTCTTCGCATCGGCTATGCGGACTCTGCGCATTTCAGCCGATCGGTGCGGCAAGTCTTTGGTCTGCAACCGAAAGAATTTATCGCCGGCTGCCGCCGCCTTGCCTTGCACCGCGAGCCGAGGAGGCCGTCGGAGGGGTGA
- a CDS encoding TIGR03084 family metal-binding protein, whose translation MKNDTALDLLAEYRELAALCDTLTAAQWRAPSAFYDWTPWDEIAHLCYFDETALQAVREPERFVSEAAALNARISGGAEFSAIQRETFGQLDGPALLALWRERHEALAHELSLLAPTARLPWYGPLMSARSFASARLMETWAHGQDVWDVMRRRRPPTARLKHIAHLGFTTFGWTFANRRQPVPEIVPHVALRAPDGSIWEWGDAGSPHRVSGTAEDFCLLVTQRRHVHDTSLEYTDGPVSDWLHMAQCFAGPPAEGPKPGVRQLAYAG comes from the coding sequence ATGAAGAATGACACCGCGCTCGACCTGCTGGCCGAGTACCGAGAGCTCGCCGCTCTGTGCGACACCCTCACGGCGGCACAATGGAGGGCTCCCAGTGCCTTCTACGACTGGACGCCATGGGACGAGATTGCGCACCTGTGCTACTTCGACGAGACCGCACTGCAGGCCGTGCGCGAGCCCGAGCGCTTCGTGTCCGAGGCGGCGGCGCTGAACGCCCGCATCTCGGGCGGCGCGGAGTTCAGCGCGATCCAGCGTGAGACCTTCGGCCAGCTCGACGGTCCGGCCCTGCTCGCACTCTGGCGCGAACGCCATGAGGCGCTGGCCCACGAGTTGTCCCTGCTTGCCCCGACGGCGAGGCTGCCGTGGTACGGGCCGCTAATGAGCGCGCGTTCATTCGCCAGCGCCCGCCTGATGGAGACTTGGGCGCATGGGCAGGACGTGTGGGACGTGATGCGCCGCCGACGCCCGCCGACGGCGCGGCTGAAGCACATCGCGCATCTGGGTTTCACCACCTTCGGCTGGACCTTCGCGAACCGGAGGCAGCCCGTCCCCGAGATCGTTCCTCACGTCGCCTTGCGGGCGCCGGACGGCAGCATCTGGGAGTGGGGCGATGCCGGGTCCCCGCATCGCGTGAGCGGCACGGCAGAAGACTTCTGCCTGCTGGTCACCCAGCGCCGCCACGTTCACGATACCTCCCTGGAGTACACCGACGGGCCGGTGAGTGACTGGCTGCACATGGCGCAGTGCTTTGCTGGGCCGCCCGCCGAGGGCCCGAAGCCGGGCGTTCGACAGCTTGCCTACGCAGGATGA
- a CDS encoding MSMEG_0569 family flavin-dependent oxidoreductase: MNTLFPQSTQLLSRVHYPVIVVGGGQAGLSISYHLQQNGIDHVVFEKNRVAHSWRNDRWDTFCLVTPNWQCRLPDFPYQGDDPQGFMLKDQIVEYVEAFARKTEPPIVEGVGVQHVVRGKSGRLEVSTNAGHFTTDHIVVATGGYDIPIVPAYAASLPAHIKQIHSVDYRNPESLPPGEVLVVGSGQSGVQIMEDLHLAGRKVHLCVGPAPRSPRVYRGREATEWLMEMGYYELTIDRHPLGEKAREKTNHYMTGRDGGHEIDLRKFALEGVKLYGSMANIRGAELEFLPDLTRNLDDADDVYVSIRRDIDKYIAANGIDAPEEAPFEKVWTPETDPLKLDGDAAGITSIVWAIGFRPDYRWIELPAFDGRGNPKYSRGVSPVAGLYFLGLPWLNTWGSGRFLGVADDARHLAGTIAQLIESAARASGDGGDAPQAAVA, translated from the coding sequence ATGAACACCCTCTTCCCGCAATCCACCCAATTGCTATCCCGCGTCCACTACCCCGTGATTGTCGTCGGCGGTGGCCAGGCGGGGCTGTCGATCAGCTACCACCTGCAGCAGAACGGCATCGACCACGTCGTCTTCGAAAAGAACCGCGTCGCCCACTCGTGGCGCAACGACCGCTGGGACACGTTCTGCCTCGTCACACCGAACTGGCAATGCCGCCTGCCGGACTTTCCCTATCAGGGCGACGATCCGCAGGGCTTCATGCTCAAGGACCAGATCGTCGAATACGTCGAGGCCTTCGCACGCAAGACCGAACCGCCGATCGTCGAAGGCGTCGGCGTGCAGCACGTCGTTCGCGGCAAATCGGGCAGACTGGAAGTCAGCACCAACGCCGGCCACTTCACGACCGACCACATCGTCGTCGCGACCGGCGGCTACGACATCCCCATCGTGCCTGCCTACGCGGCGAGCCTGCCGGCGCACATCAAACAGATCCATTCGGTCGACTACCGCAATCCCGAATCGCTGCCGCCGGGCGAAGTGCTGGTCGTCGGCTCCGGCCAGTCGGGCGTGCAGATCATGGAGGACCTGCATCTCGCCGGCCGCAAGGTGCATCTGTGCGTCGGACCCGCACCGCGTTCGCCGCGCGTCTATCGCGGCCGCGAAGCCACCGAGTGGCTGATGGAGATGGGCTACTACGAGCTCACGATCGACCGCCATCCGCTCGGCGAAAAGGCGCGCGAAAAGACCAACCACTACATGACCGGACGCGACGGCGGCCACGAGATCGACCTGCGCAAGTTCGCGCTCGAAGGCGTCAAGCTCTACGGCAGCATGGCCAACATCCGCGGCGCCGAACTGGAGTTCCTGCCCGACCTCACGCGCAACCTCGATGACGCCGACGACGTGTACGTCAGCATCCGTCGCGACATCGACAAGTACATCGCCGCCAACGGCATCGACGCACCCGAAGAAGCACCGTTCGAGAAGGTCTGGACGCCGGAAACCGACCCGCTGAAGCTCGACGGCGACGCCGCCGGCATCACATCCATCGTGTGGGCAATCGGCTTCCGTCCGGACTATCGCTGGATCGAACTGCCGGCCTTCGACGGGCGCGGCAACCCGAAGTACAGCCGCGGCGTGTCGCCGGTGGCTGGCCTCTACTTCCTCGGGCTGCCCTGGCTCAACACCTGGGGCTCGGGCCGCTTCCTGGGGGTCGCCGACGACGCCCGCCATCTGGCCGGAACCATCGCCCAACTGATCGAGAGCGCGGCAAGGGCCAGTGGGGACGGAGGCGATGCACCACAGGCCGCCGTCGCCTGA
- a CDS encoding phosphatidylglycerol lysyltransferase domain-containing protein: protein MNAADLAGGRDLECTGEPLSLAHRTEVEPLLRARWAEEGPPERTLSDPWFANLYLFRGVHDWRLLRAPLPCIAGRGYDGARLLIPLFNLQSAPHELLRERLRGHDAFGPLSELQAARLDTQRFALHSSRDDADYLYPAEHFRHYRGAGLNKKRNLVKQLHAAHRVDATPYDETMADEARQVLEAWMAAKGKQRGEADDAACLEALALCGTLGLHGFLHRVAGRAVGFVLAQPIRPGVSVIRFAKGMDGFKGLYQHMFQHYCQAMPQLAWLNFEQDLDLASFRRTKLSYKPVALLSKMRVTLR from the coding sequence ATGAACGCTGCCGACCTTGCCGGCGGCCGCGACCTCGAATGCACGGGCGAGCCGCTTTCGCTGGCGCACCGTACCGAGGTCGAGCCGCTGCTGAGGGCGCGCTGGGCGGAGGAGGGGCCGCCGGAGCGGACGCTGTCCGACCCCTGGTTCGCCAACCTCTACCTCTTCCGGGGTGTCCACGATTGGCGGCTGCTGCGTGCGCCGCTGCCATGCATCGCGGGGCGCGGCTACGATGGCGCGCGTCTTCTGATCCCCTTGTTCAACCTGCAGTCCGCCCCGCACGAATTGCTGCGGGAGCGTCTCCGCGGCCATGATGCCTTTGGCCCGCTGAGCGAGCTCCAGGCTGCACGGCTGGACACGCAACGCTTTGCCTTGCATAGCTCCCGCGACGATGCGGACTATCTGTATCCCGCGGAGCATTTTCGCCACTATCGCGGCGCCGGCCTGAACAAGAAGCGCAATCTCGTCAAGCAGTTGCATGCCGCGCATCGCGTGGACGCCACGCCCTATGACGAGACCATGGCCGACGAGGCCCGGCAGGTGCTCGAAGCCTGGATGGCCGCCAAGGGCAAGCAGCGGGGCGAGGCTGACGACGCCGCCTGCCTGGAGGCGCTGGCGCTCTGCGGCACGCTGGGGCTGCACGGCTTCTTGCATCGCGTCGCAGGGCGTGCGGTCGGCTTCGTGCTCGCGCAGCCGATCCGCCCCGGCGTGTCGGTGATCCGCTTCGCCAAGGGAATGGACGGCTTCAAAGGTCTCTATCAGCACATGTTCCAGCACTACTGCCAGGCGATGCCGCAGCTGGCCTGGCTCAACTTCGAGCAGGACCTCGACCTGGCCAGCTTCCGCCGTACGAAGCTCTCGTACAAGCCGGTGGCGCTGCTCTCGAAGATGCGCGTCACGCTGCGCTGA
- a CDS encoding EAL domain-containing protein: MTSFRLYLSGTTIDLGHRLDLEVVAEGVETESAWKRLVDLGCDTAQGYYVARPMPAEQFKDWQVRYESALA, translated from the coding sequence ATGACCAGTTTTCGACTTTATTTGTCAGGAACAACGATCGACCTCGGCCACCGGCTGGACCTCGAAGTCGTCGCCGAAGGCGTCGAAACCGAATCGGCGTGGAAACGACTCGTCGATCTCGGCTGCGATACCGCCCAGGGCTACTACGTCGCCCGGCCGATGCCCGCGGAGCAGTTCAAGGATTGGCAAGTCCGTTACGAATCCGCGCTCGCGTGA
- a CDS encoding NADPH-dependent 2,4-dienoyl-CoA reductase — MHSIASHHASSRRMGELFNAPMHGPVPCPHLLSPIELPGGIVLPNRVLMGSMHTGLEEAANGFERLAEFYSERARGGVGLIVAGGLSPNAEGNMFEGMATLADATNVAGHLHITDAVHAEGGRILMQLLHAGRYARHAQGVAPSAIRSPLSAFTPREMSEDDIERTIDDYARAAELAREGGYDGVEIMGAEGYLINQFLAPRANQRTDAWGGSAANRMRFAVEVMQRVRRQTPAPFIVAYRISMLDLVEGGCTWDEIVTLAHAIQDAGATMINPYVGWHEARIPTIATLVPRAAFVSLTARLKRELRIPVVASNRINDPEVAEAILARGDADMVSMARPLLADPDFVRKAAAGRADEINTCIACNQACLDQAITGGQTSCLVNPRAGRETELRIEPARRRRRVAVVGAGPAGLACAVTAAERGHDVVLYDAAAAIGGQFNLARRIPGKEEFQHTLRYFSRRLEATGVDLRLGRAIAADELADAGYDHVVLATGVMPRLPDIVGIDHPSVVSYADLITGRVTAGRRVAVIGAGGIGFDVAELLTHADPEGKTPTERFAAAWGIDLDVQARGGLVPARDAASPREVWLLQRKPTRLGQGLAKTTGWIRRAILERKGVHMLGGVRYERIDEAGIQIVVGDEPRVIPADTVVVCAGQQSRSDLLEPLRRRGVEVSVIGGASKAAELDAMRAIDEGVRVAIGL; from the coding sequence ATGCATTCCATTGCCTCACACCACGCATCCAGCCGCCGGATGGGAGAATTGTTCAATGCGCCGATGCACGGCCCGGTGCCCTGTCCGCACCTGCTGAGCCCGATCGAGCTACCAGGCGGCATCGTCCTGCCGAACCGCGTGCTTATGGGGTCCATGCACACCGGCCTGGAAGAGGCGGCGAACGGCTTCGAGCGCCTGGCAGAGTTCTACAGTGAGCGGGCCCGCGGTGGCGTGGGGCTCATTGTGGCGGGCGGCCTGTCGCCGAACGCCGAAGGCAACATGTTCGAAGGCATGGCCACACTAGCTGACGCTACCAACGTTGCCGGCCACCTGCACATCACCGACGCGGTGCATGCCGAGGGCGGGCGGATTCTCATGCAACTGCTGCACGCCGGCCGTTATGCGCGGCATGCTCAAGGCGTGGCACCGTCGGCCATCCGTTCGCCACTGTCGGCCTTCACTCCGCGCGAGATGAGCGAAGACGACATCGAGCGCACCATCGACGACTATGCCAGGGCGGCGGAGCTGGCCCGAGAGGGCGGGTACGACGGCGTGGAGATCATGGGTGCCGAAGGCTACCTGATCAACCAGTTCCTCGCCCCGCGGGCGAATCAGCGGACCGATGCATGGGGCGGCAGCGCGGCCAACCGCATGCGCTTCGCGGTGGAGGTGATGCAGCGCGTGCGCCGGCAGACGCCTGCGCCGTTCATCGTCGCGTACCGGATCTCGATGCTCGATCTCGTGGAGGGCGGCTGCACCTGGGACGAGATCGTGACGCTCGCCCACGCCATACAGGACGCCGGCGCGACGATGATCAACCCCTACGTGGGCTGGCATGAGGCGCGCATCCCGACCATCGCGACCCTGGTCCCACGGGCGGCCTTTGTGTCCCTCACCGCGCGCCTGAAGCGCGAGCTGCGCATCCCGGTGGTCGCGAGCAACCGCATCAACGATCCGGAGGTGGCCGAGGCCATCCTCGCGCGCGGCGACGCGGACATGGTCTCGATGGCGCGGCCACTGTTGGCGGACCCGGACTTCGTGCGCAAGGCCGCCGCCGGCCGTGCCGACGAGATCAACACCTGCATCGCGTGCAACCAGGCCTGCCTTGACCAGGCCATCACCGGCGGCCAGACCTCCTGCCTGGTCAACCCGCGCGCGGGCCGCGAGACCGAGCTTCGCATCGAACCTGCGCGGCGGCGCCGCCGCGTGGCCGTCGTCGGCGCAGGTCCGGCCGGACTGGCGTGTGCGGTGACCGCGGCTGAACGCGGCCATGACGTGGTGTTGTACGACGCGGCAGCCGCCATCGGCGGCCAGTTCAACCTGGCCCGTCGCATCCCGGGCAAGGAGGAGTTCCAGCACACGCTGCGCTACTTTTCGCGCCGCCTCGAAGCTACCGGCGTCGATCTGCGCCTCGGGCGTGCCATTGCCGCCGACGAGCTGGCGGACGCGGGCTACGACCACGTGGTGCTGGCGACCGGTGTCATGCCACGTCTGCCGGACATCGTCGGCATCGACCATCCATCGGTCGTCAGCTACGCGGACCTCATCACCGGGCGGGTCACGGCCGGCCGCCGGGTGGCCGTCATCGGCGCGGGTGGGATCGGGTTCGACGTGGCCGAGCTGCTGACCCATGCAGACCCGGAAGGTAAAACGCCGACGGAGCGGTTCGCGGCCGCGTGGGGCATCGACCTCGACGTGCAGGCACGCGGCGGCCTAGTGCCGGCGCGCGACGCGGCGTCTCCCCGCGAGGTGTGGCTGCTGCAGCGCAAGCCGACGCGGCTGGGCCAGGGCCTCGCCAAGACCACTGGCTGGATCCGCCGCGCGATCCTGGAGCGCAAGGGAGTGCACATGCTGGGAGGCGTGCGATATGAGCGCATCGACGAAGCCGGAATCCAGATCGTGGTCGGCGATGAACCGCGTGTGATCCCTGCCGACACCGTCGTTGTCTGCGCGGGCCAGCAGTCGCGCTCCGACTTGCTCGAGCCGCTGCGGCGTCGTGGCGTCGAAGTCTCGGTCATCGGCGGCGCATCGAAGGCCGCCGAACTTGATGCCATGCGCGCCATCGATGAGGGTGTGCGCGTCGCCATCGGCCTGTAA
- a CDS encoding Pnap_2097 family protein: MLDTTLLAPHRVAISPGRYRVGMPQLALNGLSESWLLAECGDRHWQLLARAGGTPIAQLRDAGGRQVYPAFRSVRLRNADLDAIAENDVLEIASTLGRVSRTQFYSKHVVSTCNGLRGVVEMLSVFVARETAGVNASAVRSAVNGFDEVADCNEGLRFAAHYRASVQARRGHDTRNGLHDCSYAPVPIRPCPSVHFNGAGFLYFARFHELVDQAEWAWFGPHTVPGIATDRQIQYHGNADVGAMLIVELCQMEQGGSLGEYHARLIRADDKKVIADITTRRRADH, encoded by the coding sequence ATGCTCGACACCACCCTTCTGGCGCCGCACCGCGTCGCGATTTCACCCGGCCGCTACCGCGTCGGCATGCCGCAACTCGCCCTGAACGGTCTCTCCGAGAGCTGGCTGCTGGCCGAATGCGGCGACCGCCACTGGCAGTTGCTGGCGCGAGCTGGTGGCACACCGATCGCGCAGCTGCGCGACGCCGGCGGACGGCAGGTCTACCCGGCCTTCCGCTCCGTGCGCCTGCGCAATGCCGACCTTGACGCGATCGCCGAGAACGACGTGCTGGAGATCGCGAGCACGCTCGGCCGCGTCAGCCGCACCCAGTTCTACAGCAAACACGTGGTCTCCACCTGCAATGGCTTGCGCGGGGTTGTCGAAATGCTGTCCGTATTCGTCGCGCGCGAAACGGCCGGGGTGAACGCCTCGGCCGTGCGTAGCGCGGTGAACGGATTTGACGAGGTTGCGGATTGCAACGAAGGGCTACGCTTCGCCGCGCACTACCGCGCCTCGGTGCAGGCCCGCCGCGGCCATGACACTCGCAATGGGCTCCACGACTGCAGCTACGCCCCCGTGCCGATCCGCCCCTGCCCTTCGGTGCACTTCAACGGCGCAGGCTTCCTCTACTTCGCGCGCTTTCACGAGCTCGTTGATCAGGCCGAATGGGCGTGGTTCGGTCCGCACACAGTCCCCGGCATCGCGACCGATCGCCAGATCCAGTACCACGGCAATGCGGATGTCGGCGCGATGCTGATCGTTGAGTTGTGTCAGATGGAACAGGGAGGCTCACTGGGGGAATATCACGCCAGACTCATACGTGCTGATGACAAAAAAGTCATTGCGGACATCACGACACGACGGCGCGCGGACCACTGA
- a CDS encoding MSMEG_0570 family nitrogen starvation response protein, protein MPEMCFQIRWPDGQEENCYSPSLVIGDFLTPGQQYPVRDFVARCEQALTEASSRVQQKYGYFCSSAMDQLGRIQERAGHFETDPDGSVAVEAFKPGRR, encoded by the coding sequence ATGCCTGAAATGTGCTTCCAGATCCGCTGGCCCGACGGCCAGGAGGAAAACTGCTATTCGCCCTCGCTCGTCATCGGCGACTTCCTCACCCCCGGCCAGCAATACCCGGTGCGTGACTTCGTCGCCCGCTGCGAGCAGGCGCTCACCGAGGCGAGTAGTCGCGTGCAACAGAAGTACGGCTACTTCTGCTCGAGCGCGATGGACCAGCTCGGCCGCATCCAGGAACGCGCCGGACACTTCGAAACCGACCCGGACGGAAGCGTCGCCGTCGAAGCCTTCAAGCCGGGACGACGCTGA
- a CDS encoding MSMEG_0565 family glycosyltransferase, producing the protein MSPPDGPLRIALLTHSINPRGGVVHCLELADALTALGHSVTVHAPGPAGASFFRPTRCRTCLIPARPVTGGLRSLVEARIRDFVARFETPGHADFDVFHAHDGIGANALFELRQRGLISGYVRTVHHLDASYGDAVVDALEERSIRHAARLLCVSPTWQRKLGARFGLNADVVGNGVDTARFSPVSSDPDVRLKARLGLGEGPVFLVVGGIEERKNTVTTLRAFARLRRTLTNAQLVIAGGASLLDHGACRREFDAALAQEGLVAASPDGAYHPVVLAGVLADDEMPAVYRLADVLVFASLLEGFGLAIIEAMACGTPVVVSRIAPFTDFLGKDDCLWADPCDSESIANAMCRALMPGTRTRIAAAGRLVAASHDWPGCARRHLRAYAALPSPTTPTELHHA; encoded by the coding sequence ATGTCCCCGCCTGACGGCCCGCTGCGCATCGCACTGCTCACGCATTCGATCAATCCGCGCGGCGGTGTCGTGCATTGCCTCGAGCTTGCAGACGCCCTCACCGCGCTCGGGCACAGCGTCACCGTGCACGCCCCCGGCCCCGCGGGCGCTAGCTTCTTTCGCCCGACGCGCTGCCGCACCTGCCTGATCCCCGCGCGCCCCGTGACGGGCGGCCTGAGGTCCCTTGTCGAGGCGCGCATCCGCGACTTCGTCGCCCGGTTCGAGACACCCGGTCATGCGGACTTCGACGTCTTCCACGCCCACGACGGCATCGGCGCGAATGCCTTGTTCGAACTGCGGCAACGTGGGCTGATCTCCGGCTACGTCCGCACCGTGCATCACCTCGATGCGAGCTATGGCGACGCGGTCGTCGATGCGCTGGAAGAACGCTCGATCCGCCACGCCGCCCGGCTGCTATGCGTCAGCCCGACGTGGCAGCGCAAGCTGGGGGCACGCTTTGGTCTGAATGCGGACGTCGTCGGCAACGGCGTCGATACCGCACGCTTTTCGCCCGTGTCGAGCGATCCCGATGTGCGGCTGAAGGCCCGTCTCGGTCTCGGCGAAGGCCCGGTCTTTCTCGTCGTCGGCGGCATCGAGGAACGCAAGAACACCGTGACGACGCTACGCGCATTCGCCCGCCTGCGCCGCACGCTGACGAACGCCCAGCTCGTGATCGCCGGCGGTGCGAGCCTGCTCGACCACGGCGCCTGCCGCCGCGAATTCGACGCTGCGCTCGCGCAGGAAGGACTTGTCGCGGCCTCGCCGGACGGCGCCTATCACCCCGTCGTCCTCGCCGGCGTGCTCGCCGATGACGAGATGCCCGCCGTCTACCGCCTCGCCGATGTGCTGGTGTTCGCCTCCCTGCTCGAAGGCTTCGGCCTCGCGATCATCGAGGCGATGGCGTGCGGCACCCCGGTCGTCGTGTCGCGCATCGCCCCCTTCACCGACTTTCTCGGCAAAGACGACTGCCTGTGGGCAGACCCGTGCGACAGCGAATCGATCGCCAACGCGATGTGCCGCGCGCTGATGCCCGGCACCCGCACCCGCATCGCCGCGGCCGGACGCCTCGTCGCCGCCAGTCACGACTGGCCCGGCTGCGCCCGCCGCCACCTGCGCGCCTATGCCGCCTTGCCTTCCCCGACTACCCCGACGGAGCTCCACCATGCCTGA